A region of Ochrobactrum quorumnocens DNA encodes the following proteins:
- a CDS encoding class I SAM-dependent RNA methyltransferase, giving the protein MTTQITIRSIGAGGDGVANLPDGQLFVPFTLPGEVANVARDKNRATVMALLETSDERQDPACQHFEDCGGCALQHWQDEPYRAWKRELVVSALRGKGLDIEVDPLVACQPRSRRRATFAARKTEKGVLLGFNRHQSHEIIDIVECAVTVPEIIARLDDLREVGALIAPGSKPFKLAATVTESGLDLAASGCGKLSDEQRRALTALMMKKDFARLSHEGEIIVEPKKPVIHFGKVPVPVPPGCFLQATVEAEEVMVSLVLSHLGKAKRVADLFCGVGTFALRIAEKIAVHAIENDAPALAALDRGVRHVQGLKPVSIERRDLFRRPLMPKELLPYNAVVFDPPRAGAEEQAQELAKSKVEKVVAISCNPVTLARDLAILVKGGYRITRVTPIDQFLWSSHVEAVVTLVKK; this is encoded by the coding sequence ATGACGACGCAAATTACAATCCGCTCGATAGGTGCGGGCGGCGATGGCGTCGCCAATCTTCCCGATGGCCAACTCTTTGTGCCTTTCACACTGCCGGGCGAAGTGGCCAATGTTGCGCGTGACAAGAACCGCGCGACGGTTATGGCCCTGCTCGAAACCTCAGACGAGCGACAGGACCCCGCTTGCCAGCATTTTGAGGATTGCGGCGGCTGCGCCCTGCAACATTGGCAGGATGAGCCTTATCGCGCTTGGAAGCGTGAGCTGGTCGTCTCGGCGCTTAGAGGCAAAGGGCTCGATATTGAAGTGGACCCACTGGTCGCCTGTCAGCCGCGCTCACGTCGCCGTGCGACCTTTGCCGCCCGCAAAACGGAAAAAGGCGTGCTGCTCGGCTTCAATCGCCACCAGAGCCATGAGATTATCGATATTGTTGAATGTGCTGTCACGGTGCCGGAAATCATTGCCCGGCTTGATGATCTGCGCGAAGTGGGCGCACTGATTGCTCCCGGCTCAAAGCCGTTCAAGCTCGCTGCTACTGTAACCGAATCCGGACTTGATCTTGCAGCAAGTGGATGTGGCAAGCTGAGCGATGAGCAGCGCCGTGCACTCACCGCACTTATGATGAAAAAGGACTTCGCGCGACTTTCGCACGAGGGCGAAATCATCGTAGAGCCAAAAAAGCCGGTCATTCATTTTGGCAAGGTTCCGGTTCCTGTTCCGCCTGGCTGCTTCCTGCAGGCAACGGTTGAGGCGGAAGAAGTGATGGTGTCGCTGGTCCTTTCGCATCTAGGCAAAGCAAAGCGTGTTGCAGATCTTTTCTGTGGTGTCGGAACATTTGCATTGCGCATTGCTGAAAAGATTGCGGTCCACGCGATTGAAAACGATGCACCGGCTCTTGCCGCCCTTGATCGCGGCGTGCGCCACGTGCAGGGACTGAAGCCTGTTTCGATCGAACGGCGTGATCTGTTCCGCCGTCCGCTGATGCCAAAGGAATTGCTGCCTTACAATGCCGTGGTCTTTGATCCGCCACGCGCAGGCGCAGAAGAACAAGCACAGGAACTGGCAAAATCGAAGGTTGAGAAGGTTGTCGCGATATCGTGCAATCCTGTAACGCTCGCCCGCGACCTCGCCATTCTGGTGAAGGGCGGCTATCGCATCACCCGCGTCACGCCGATTGACCAGTTTCTCTGGTCATCTCATGTCGAAGCGGTTGTAACGTTGGTAAAGAAGTAA
- a CDS encoding TIGR00730 family Rossman fold protein, which translates to MSEIRSICVYCGSSTGLNPIYREAGLTLGRSLAEHGIRLVYGGGTRGIMGAVAQGVMEAGGEVTGIIPTFLLDKEASLEKAQELTELIIVGDMHERKHLMFQKSDAFVTLPGGIGTVEEIVEMMTWAQLGKHRKPMVFANINNFWQPMLTLLEHMTNEGFLHTAHQVKPLVIDQAEDIVPAILAANGKAHEGDPKIIEKM; encoded by the coding sequence ATGTCTGAGATTCGATCCATTTGTGTTTATTGCGGCTCTTCAACGGGCCTGAACCCCATCTATCGCGAGGCGGGCCTGACGCTTGGCCGTTCGCTCGCAGAACATGGCATTCGCCTTGTTTATGGCGGCGGCACGCGCGGCATCATGGGCGCGGTTGCGCAAGGCGTAATGGAAGCTGGCGGCGAAGTCACCGGCATCATTCCGACCTTCCTACTCGACAAGGAAGCAAGCCTCGAAAAGGCACAGGAGCTGACCGAACTCATCATCGTCGGCGATATGCACGAGCGCAAGCATCTGATGTTCCAGAAGTCTGACGCTTTCGTCACCCTTCCCGGCGGCATCGGTACGGTTGAAGAAATCGTGGAAATGATGACCTGGGCGCAGCTCGGCAAGCATCGCAAGCCAATGGTCTTTGCTAACATCAACAATTTTTGGCAGCCGATGCTCACACTTCTTGAGCATATGACAAATGAAGGCTTCCTGCATACTGCGCATCAGGTGAAGCCACTGGTTATCGATCAGGCGGAAGACATCGTTCCCGCAATCCTCGCTGCCAATGGCAAAGCGCATGAAGGCGACCCGAAGATTATCGAAAAGATGTAA
- a CDS encoding histone deacetylase family protein translates to MTTRLYWHPIYLEHNVPPGHPERPDRIRALMSELEGPDFYRLDRVEAQMASEDAILLAHPGSYVETVRNEIPDPIDDEEAPQPINKLGVDTYVSPKSWEAALLAIGAANAAVDDVFSGQADNVFVASRPPGHHAELSTAMGFCLFNNVAIAARHAQRNHGAERVAIIDWDVHHGNGTQDIFKDDPSVLYCSTHQFPLFPGTGRKDEVGVGNIVNAPLSPNTGSREFREAFNSRVLPALDNFRPDLVLISAGFDAHFRDPLAEINLDEADFDWATGKLMERAERFCNHRLVSVLEGGYDLEGLSQSASSHITRLLKG, encoded by the coding sequence ATGACCACACGGCTTTACTGGCATCCAATCTATCTTGAACATAACGTGCCGCCCGGTCATCCCGAGCGGCCCGATCGCATTCGTGCATTGATGAGCGAGCTGGAAGGGCCGGATTTTTATCGTCTTGATCGTGTGGAAGCGCAAATGGCCTCGGAAGATGCCATTTTGCTCGCGCATCCCGGGAGTTATGTCGAAACGGTCCGGAATGAGATACCGGACCCGATTGACGACGAAGAAGCACCGCAGCCAATCAATAAACTTGGTGTGGATACCTATGTGAGCCCGAAAAGCTGGGAAGCTGCCCTTCTGGCGATTGGTGCCGCGAACGCTGCTGTCGATGATGTTTTTTCCGGGCAGGCGGACAATGTTTTTGTCGCGTCGCGTCCTCCCGGTCATCATGCCGAACTTTCAACAGCAATGGGCTTTTGCCTTTTCAACAATGTTGCTATCGCTGCCCGTCATGCGCAGCGCAATCACGGTGCCGAGCGCGTCGCAATCATCGATTGGGACGTGCATCACGGCAATGGTACACAGGATATTTTCAAAGACGATCCAAGCGTTCTCTACTGCTCGACGCATCAGTTTCCTCTTTTTCCAGGCACGGGCAGGAAAGATGAGGTTGGGGTAGGCAACATAGTCAATGCACCACTTTCGCCCAATACCGGCAGTCGCGAATTTCGTGAGGCATTTAATAGTCGTGTATTGCCAGCTTTGGACAACTTCCGGCCTGATTTGGTCCTTATTTCAGCTGGCTTCGACGCGCATTTCCGCGATCCGCTGGCCGAGATCAATCTCGATGAGGCGGATTTCGATTGGGCGACGGGCAAGCTCATGGAACGTGCAGAACGGTTCTGCAATCACCGACTGGTGAGCGTGCTTGAAGGTGGATATGATCTTGAGGGCTTGTCGCAGTCCGCGTCTTCTCATATTACGCGGCTGTTGAAAGGATAA
- a CDS encoding TlyA family RNA methyltransferase: protein MPDISSDKSLRLDQLLVELGLFATRSRARDAIQRGTVSVDGKPVTKPGQNVARTAKIAVDDPASGYVSRGALKLIAALDYFDLDVKGLTALDIGASTGGFTQVLLERGADHVLAIDVGHDQLHERLRDDARVTNKEGVNARALDFSHLDGRDIGCVVSDVSFISLKLALPPALAFAQKGAICALLVKPQFEAGREAIGKGGILRDPTDGERIAEELRSWLETQPGWRALGLCPSPIEGGDGNREYLLAGKKD, encoded by the coding sequence GTGCCTGATATCTCGTCTGATAAAAGCTTGCGGCTTGACCAGTTGCTGGTCGAGCTTGGGTTGTTTGCGACGCGCTCACGTGCGCGCGACGCGATCCAGCGAGGTACAGTCTCGGTGGACGGCAAGCCCGTCACCAAGCCGGGCCAGAACGTCGCCCGTACGGCGAAAATCGCAGTCGATGATCCGGCCAGCGGCTATGTTTCTCGCGGCGCACTAAAACTCATAGCAGCGCTTGATTACTTCGATCTTGATGTGAAGGGCCTGACTGCACTCGATATCGGCGCGTCGACCGGTGGTTTTACGCAAGTGCTGCTGGAGCGCGGCGCTGATCACGTGCTTGCCATTGATGTTGGCCACGACCAACTGCATGAGCGCTTGCGCGATGACGCCCGCGTCACCAACAAGGAAGGCGTCAATGCGCGTGCGCTGGACTTCAGCCACCTTGATGGACGTGATATCGGTTGTGTCGTATCGGACGTAAGCTTCATTTCGCTGAAACTCGCTTTGCCCCCGGCATTGGCCTTTGCGCAAAAAGGTGCTATCTGCGCGCTTCTCGTAAAGCCGCAATTTGAAGCTGGCCGCGAGGCGATCGGTAAGGGCGGCATTTTGCGTGACCCGACAGATGGCGAACGCATAGCAGAAGAACTGAGATCATGGCTTGAGACGCAACCCGGTTGGCGCGCGCTCGGTCTTTGCCCATCGCCCATCGAGGGCGGTGACGGCAATCGTGAATATCTATTGGCAGGAAAGAAGGACTAA
- a CDS encoding DedA family protein: MSFIEPYITAYGALALFIIVYFESFGAPLPGESALIASSLLALHGTLNIEIVILAVFVGAVLGDCTGYAIGRFGGRALILRYGNYVKLTPERFDKFEKMFESKGIYVVATARFVVLLRQLNGIVAGSVKMNPLHFLCANVVGAAGWTLVWGLGPYLLSGVLAPYAAQLKAMF, from the coding sequence ATGAGCTTCATCGAGCCCTACATCACCGCCTACGGCGCGCTGGCACTTTTTATTATTGTCTATTTTGAATCTTTCGGCGCACCGCTTCCCGGCGAAAGCGCTCTTATCGCTAGTTCTCTTCTGGCTCTTCATGGCACGCTGAATATCGAAATCGTTATTCTGGCCGTATTTGTTGGCGCAGTCTTAGGCGACTGCACCGGCTATGCCATTGGACGCTTTGGTGGAAGAGCGCTCATCCTTCGCTACGGAAATTATGTGAAGCTTACGCCCGAACGGTTCGACAAGTTCGAGAAGATGTTTGAGAGCAAAGGTATCTACGTGGTCGCAACGGCGCGCTTCGTCGTACTTCTAAGGCAATTAAACGGCATTGTTGCAGGGTCCGTGAAAATGAATCCGCTGCATTTTTTATGCGCCAATGTGGTGGGTGCTGCCGGGTGGACGCTTGTGTGGGGACTTGGCCCCTATCTTCTGAGCGGCGTGCTTGCGCCCTACGCCGCTCAACTCAAGGCAATGTTTTAA
- the dxs gene encoding 1-deoxy-D-xylulose-5-phosphate synthase has product MSRPITPLLDKAPTPDALRALPEADLPQLAQELRAEMIDAVSTTGGHLGAGLGVVELTVALHHVFDTPHDRIIWDVGHQTYPHKILTGRRDRIRTLRQEGGLSGFTKRAESEYDPFGAAHSSTSISAGLGMAVAADLSGEKRNVIAVIGDGSMSAGMAYEAMNNAGALDARLIVILNDNDMSIAPPTGAMSAYLARLVSGKTYRSVREAAKQIAKKLPKFLQDKARKSEEFTRAFFTGGTMFEELGFYYVGPIDGHNLDHLLPILKNVRDAQEGPVLIHVVTQKGKGYAPAEAAADKYHGVNKFDVITGKQSKPPANAPSYTKIFGTSLIEEARHDDKIVAVTAAMPTGTGLDLFGEVFPKRTFDVGIAEQHAVTFAAGLASEGYKPFCAIYSTFLQRGYDQVVHDVSIQNLPVRFPIDRAGLVGADGPTHAGSFDTGFLAALPGFVVMAASDEAELRHMVRTAADYDEGPISFRYPRGDGVGVELPERGSPLEIGKGRIVREGSKVALLSFGTRLQECLSAADELGAAGLSTTVADARFAKPLDHDLIRRLAREHEVLVTVEEGAAGGFAAHVLQFLATDGLLDRGLKVRVLTLPDVYQDHAKPEVMYANAGLDRAGIVNTVFAALGREELTASFRA; this is encoded by the coding sequence ATGTCCCGACCCATAACCCCGTTGCTCGACAAGGCACCCACGCCGGATGCTTTGCGTGCATTGCCGGAAGCGGACCTGCCGCAGCTTGCGCAGGAATTGCGCGCCGAGATGATCGATGCCGTTTCCACAACAGGCGGGCATCTGGGCGCAGGTTTGGGTGTGGTTGAACTTACTGTAGCGTTGCATCATGTCTTCGACACGCCGCATGATCGTATCATCTGGGACGTCGGTCATCAGACCTATCCGCATAAGATTCTGACGGGCCGCCGGGACCGTATTCGCACATTGCGTCAGGAAGGCGGGCTTTCCGGCTTCACCAAACGCGCCGAGAGTGAATACGATCCGTTTGGCGCGGCACACTCTTCCACGTCTATTTCTGCGGGCCTTGGCATGGCCGTTGCCGCCGATCTTTCTGGCGAAAAGCGCAATGTGATTGCGGTAATCGGCGACGGTTCCATGTCGGCTGGTATGGCTTACGAAGCGATGAACAATGCCGGTGCGCTCGATGCGCGCCTTATCGTCATCCTCAACGACAACGATATGTCGATTGCGCCGCCAACCGGTGCGATGAGCGCTTATCTGGCGCGCCTTGTTTCTGGAAAAACCTATCGCAGCGTGCGTGAAGCCGCCAAGCAGATTGCTAAGAAGCTACCGAAATTTTTGCAGGACAAAGCCCGTAAATCGGAAGAATTCACGCGTGCCTTCTTTACCGGCGGTACGATGTTTGAAGAACTGGGCTTTTATTATGTCGGTCCCATCGACGGGCATAATCTCGATCACCTGCTGCCGATCCTGAAAAATGTTCGTGATGCGCAGGAAGGCCCTGTGCTGATCCATGTGGTCACGCAAAAGGGTAAGGGCTATGCGCCTGCAGAGGCTGCTGCCGATAAATATCACGGCGTCAACAAGTTCGACGTCATCACCGGCAAGCAGTCGAAGCCGCCTGCAAATGCGCCAAGCTATACCAAGATTTTCGGCACCAGCCTGATCGAAGAAGCGCGTCACGACGACAAGATCGTCGCGGTCACGGCTGCGATGCCAACCGGCACGGGGCTGGACCTTTTCGGCGAAGTGTTTCCAAAGCGCACTTTCGATGTGGGTATTGCTGAACAGCATGCTGTAACGTTTGCCGCTGGCCTGGCCTCAGAAGGTTATAAGCCGTTCTGCGCGATCTATTCGACCTTCCTTCAGCGCGGCTATGATCAGGTCGTGCACGATGTGTCGATCCAGAACCTGCCTGTGCGCTTCCCGATTGACCGCGCTGGGCTGGTCGGTGCCGATGGTCCAACCCATGCCGGTTCCTTCGATACTGGCTTCCTCGCAGCCCTTCCGGGCTTCGTGGTGATGGCTGCATCTGACGAGGCGGAATTGCGTCATATGGTGCGCACGGCTGCTGATTACGACGAAGGCCCAATCTCTTTCCGTTATCCGCGTGGCGATGGCGTCGGCGTCGAACTGCCGGAGCGCGGCTCTCCTCTTGAAATCGGCAAAGGCCGCATTGTGCGTGAAGGCTCGAAGGTTGCACTTCTTTCCTTTGGCACGCGTTTGCAGGAGTGCCTGAGCGCCGCTGATGAATTGGGCGCTGCTGGTCTTTCGACCACTGTTGCTGATGCGCGTTTTGCCAAGCCGCTGGATCATGATCTGATCCGCCGTCTTGCGCGCGAACATGAAGTGCTGGTGACTGTTGAGGAAGGGGCTGCTGGTGGGTTCGCGGCGCATGTCCTGCAATTCCTTGCAACCGATGGTCTGCTGGATCGCGGCCTCAAAGTTCGTGTCCTGACGCTGCCTGATGTTTATCAGGATCATGCCAAGCCGGAAGTCATGTATGCCAATGCTGGTCTCGACCGGGCAGGCATTGTGAATACGGTTTTTGCAGCACTCGGTCGCGAAGAGCTGACCGCGTCGTTCCGTGCCTGA
- a CDS encoding pirin family protein, producing the protein MSFFPCPDPVLCDKTTVDAIETLVIPRTSDIGGLEVRRALPTVRRRLVGPFIFFDRMGPAVLRDGDALDVRPHPHIGLSTVTYLFDGHIRHRDSLGTEMVIQPGDVNLMTAGRGIVHSERSPEEERSGPLSISGVQTWLALPEQFEEINPEFFHTNAPDLPLMEDREFKGRLIIGSIHGVNSPVIQHAETLYADIEVLPGGRFHIPPTTEERAIYTLRGNVGIGGEVFPPDRLLAFRPGDDIIVRAGPEGAHFMLFGGAALGSKRYIWWNFVSSSKERIEQAKEEWRTGRFDIVPGDEDEFVPLPE; encoded by the coding sequence ATGAGTTTCTTTCCATGCCCTGATCCGGTTCTTTGCGACAAGACCACCGTGGATGCCATCGAAACGCTGGTTATCCCGCGGACGAGCGATATTGGCGGGCTGGAGGTGCGGCGTGCGCTTCCCACGGTTCGCCGTCGTCTTGTCGGGCCGTTCATCTTTTTTGACCGAATGGGACCGGCGGTTCTGCGGGATGGCGATGCACTTGATGTTCGTCCACATCCACATATCGGCCTTTCGACCGTGACTTATCTTTTTGATGGCCATATCCGGCATCGTGATAGCCTTGGCACCGAAATGGTGATCCAGCCCGGTGATGTGAACCTGATGACGGCGGGGAGGGGGATTGTCCATTCTGAACGCTCGCCTGAAGAAGAGCGTAGCGGTCCGCTATCGATTTCGGGTGTGCAGACATGGCTTGCCCTGCCGGAGCAGTTTGAAGAAATCAACCCGGAATTCTTCCACACCAACGCGCCGGATTTGCCGCTGATGGAGGATCGTGAGTTCAAAGGGCGTCTAATCATTGGTTCGATACATGGCGTTAACTCGCCGGTGATCCAACACGCTGAAACGCTCTATGCGGATATTGAAGTGCTACCGGGTGGGCGGTTCCATATTCCACCCACCACAGAAGAACGCGCAATTTATACACTGCGTGGCAATGTTGGCATTGGTGGCGAGGTGTTTCCGCCTGACCGTCTGCTGGCATTTCGACCGGGCGATGATATTATCGTGCGAGCCGGGCCGGAAGGCGCACATTTCATGCTTTTTGGCGGTGCGGCCCTCGGCTCCAAGCGTTATATCTGGTGGAATTTCGTGTCGTCTTCCAAAGAACGCATTGAACAGGCAAAAGAAGAATGGCGCACGGGCCGCTTCGATATAGTGCCCGGTGACGAAGACGAATTCGTACCTTTGCCTGAATGA
- a CDS encoding ArsR/SmtB family transcription factor — translation MNDDALSHILKAVGDVTRRHILTLLVQEGASRVTALAAHFDMSLNSVSKHIKVLEEAGLVTRKTLGREHFIAAELEPVREVEAWFAELKSVWEMRLKALEDVLVSKE, via the coding sequence ATGAACGATGATGCTCTGTCACATATTCTCAAGGCCGTCGGAGACGTTACACGTCGGCATATCTTGACGCTTCTGGTTCAGGAAGGCGCCTCAAGAGTGACTGCGCTCGCCGCTCATTTCGACATGTCGCTCAACTCAGTCTCCAAGCACATCAAGGTGTTGGAAGAGGCAGGATTGGTCACCCGCAAGACTTTGGGCCGCGAGCATTTCATCGCTGCCGAACTTGAACCGGTGCGAGAGGTGGAAGCCTGGTTTGCGGAGCTGAAGTCTGTCTGGGAAATGCGCCTTAAGGCGCTTGAGGATGTACTCGTTTCGAAGGAATAA
- a CDS encoding exodeoxyribonuclease VII small subunit has product MVTEPSNTDIAVMSFEDALKQLEKIVDDLERGDVPLEESIRIYERGEALKKHCDTLLKSAEDKVEKIRIGRDGQPAGTEPLDAE; this is encoded by the coding sequence ATGGTAACCGAACCGTCCAACACCGACATTGCAGTTATGAGCTTCGAGGACGCCTTGAAGCAGCTTGAGAAGATCGTCGATGATCTGGAGCGGGGCGACGTGCCGCTGGAAGAATCTATCCGCATCTATGAGCGCGGCGAAGCGTTGAAGAAGCATTGCGACACGCTACTGAAATCAGCTGAAGACAAGGTCGAGAAAATCCGCATCGGTCGCGATGGTCAGCCTGCTGGCACTGAACCGCTGGACGCTGAATAA
- a CDS encoding GlsB/YeaQ/YmgE family stress response membrane protein — MSVISWIILGLIAGFIGSKIVNKSGQGLFFDIALGIVGAIVGGVLSSSLFGRGVTGAFDPISLIIAIIGSIIVLWAYHKITGKRSIG; from the coding sequence ATGTCTGTTATAAGCTGGATTATTCTAGGTCTGATCGCCGGCTTCATCGGCAGCAAGATTGTCAATAAAAGCGGCCAGGGACTGTTCTTCGACATTGCGCTAGGCATTGTCGGGGCAATCGTTGGCGGCGTTCTTTCTTCATCTCTTTTCGGTCGCGGCGTCACTGGCGCCTTCGATCCAATCAGTCTGATTATCGCCATTATCGGTTCAATTATAGTTTTGTGGGCTTACCACAAGATCACCGGCAAGCGTTCCATCGGCTGA
- a CDS encoding SRPBCC family protein codes for MSELELTVNRRIAAPREKVFNAWLSPSTLAQFMRVPTDSAKPSDVQTDAVKGGRFSILMHTVDRDVMHSGTYLEIDPHSRLSFTWGSPHSLDDSVVTVDLTEVDPNTTEITLKQVKFRNPDSRDGHIKGWKAILANFDELAG; via the coding sequence ATGAGTGAGCTTGAACTGACAGTCAATCGCAGGATCGCCGCCCCCCGGGAGAAGGTCTTCAATGCATGGCTCTCGCCATCTACCCTTGCCCAATTCATGCGGGTACCAACCGACAGCGCCAAACCGTCGGATGTGCAGACGGATGCGGTAAAAGGCGGGCGTTTTTCTATTCTGATGCACACGGTCGACCGCGACGTGATGCATTCAGGTACATATCTGGAGATTGATCCTCATTCGCGGCTATCGTTTACCTGGGGTTCTCCCCATTCGCTGGATGATAGTGTGGTAACGGTCGATTTGACGGAAGTTGACCCGAATACAACAGAAATCACACTGAAACAGGTCAAGTTCCGCAACCCTGATTCACGCGATGGCCACATCAAGGGCTGGAAGGCTATTCTCGCCAATTTTGACGAATTAGCAGGCTGA
- a CDS encoding YidB family protein has translation MGSYDDNSKNSPIPGGSLAKPVLIALGALLVGKMLKGHSEEPEQPASIPDQSAPQQADSGGGLLGGILGGLGGLLGGTLASGGASSAPAAPGPLGGGLGGLLDQLKQAGLGEKVDSWVGQGNNHQIEPGQLGDALGQKTLSEIAAHAGIDQQELLNQLSQVLPGLVDKLTTNGQVPDTNELSRLLHNR, from the coding sequence ATGGGAAGCTATGACGACAATTCCAAGAATTCGCCGATCCCCGGCGGCAGCCTTGCCAAGCCGGTTCTGATTGCACTCGGTGCGCTTCTGGTCGGCAAGATGCTGAAAGGGCACAGCGAGGAGCCTGAACAACCTGCGTCCATCCCAGACCAGTCCGCACCCCAGCAGGCAGATAGCGGCGGTGGTCTACTCGGCGGTATTCTAGGTGGCCTTGGTGGCTTGCTTGGTGGAACGCTTGCAAGTGGCGGGGCATCCTCTGCGCCTGCGGCACCCGGTCCGCTCGGTGGTGGTCTTGGTGGCTTGCTCGACCAGCTGAAACAGGCAGGTCTTGGGGAAAAAGTGGATTCCTGGGTAGGGCAGGGTAACAATCACCAGATTGAGCCGGGCCAGCTAGGCGATGCACTTGGTCAGAAGACACTGAGCGAAATCGCGGCCCACGCCGGCATTGACCAGCAGGAACTGCTCAATCAGCTCTCGCAGGTTCTTCCGGGACTAGTGGACAAGCTGACGACCAACGGTCAGGTGCCTGATACGAACGAATTGTCGCGACTATTGCACAATCGTTAA
- a CDS encoding MliC family protein, with amino-acid sequence MRKGILLLGLSLAASSASAGEINITLPDDIEVTTNSVLYTCGDKNVSATYYNAGDVSLAELEMEDHTVVAANVISGSGAKYAGGIYIWWTKGETADLYNLMDDPEQEKPISCVEQ; translated from the coding sequence ATGCGCAAAGGGATTTTATTGCTTGGTCTTTCGCTGGCGGCTTCCAGCGCGTCGGCAGGTGAAATCAACATCACGTTGCCCGACGATATCGAGGTGACGACCAACTCCGTCCTCTACACTTGCGGCGATAAGAATGTCTCGGCCACTTACTATAATGCTGGTGATGTTTCTTTGGCCGAACTGGAAATGGAAGACCACACGGTGGTGGCTGCGAACGTCATTTCAGGCTCTGGTGCTAAATATGCCGGCGGCATTTACATCTGGTGGACCAAGGGCGAAACCGCGGATTTGTATAACCTGATGGACGATCCAGAGCAGGAAAAGCCAATCAGCTGTGTTGAACAGTAA
- a CDS encoding aspartate/glutamate racemase family protein: MKTIGLIGGMSWESSQEYYRIINQEMRARLGGAHSAKSLMWSMDFGEIEQLQHEGEWEELTKLMIEAAQNLEKGGADFILICTNTMHKMAADVESATSIPLIHIADPTAEKIKAAGLTKVGLLGTAFTMEQDFYKGRLVSKHGLEVLVPDDADRKTVHDIIYHELVVGEVRNVSREKYRAIINSLAERGAEAIILGCTEIMLLIGQEDSPAPVFDTTRLHAEAAVDLALSAQ; the protein is encoded by the coding sequence ATGAAGACAATCGGTCTAATAGGAGGGATGAGCTGGGAGAGCTCGCAGGAATATTATCGCATCATCAATCAGGAAATGCGCGCCCGGCTTGGCGGTGCACATTCAGCTAAAAGCCTGATGTGGTCGATGGATTTCGGCGAGATCGAGCAGCTACAGCATGAAGGCGAATGGGAGGAGCTGACGAAGCTGATGATCGAGGCCGCGCAGAACCTTGAAAAAGGCGGCGCGGATTTCATCCTGATCTGCACCAATACCATGCATAAAATGGCTGCTGACGTTGAAAGCGCCACATCGATCCCGCTCATTCATATTGCCGATCCGACTGCTGAAAAGATCAAAGCCGCTGGCCTCACGAAGGTTGGACTTTTAGGCACTGCCTTCACAATGGAACAGGATTTTTATAAAGGACGCCTCGTTTCAAAACACGGCCTTGAAGTCCTTGTGCCTGATGACGCTGACCGTAAGACTGTGCATGACATCATTTATCATGAGCTGGTAGTCGGCGAAGTGCGCAACGTTTCGCGCGAAAAGTATCGCGCGATTATCAACAGCCTCGCAGAACGCGGCGCTGAAGCCATTATCCTTGGCTGCACGGAAATCATGCTGCTCATAGGCCAAGAGGACAGCCCCGCGCCTGTGTTCGACACGACACGGTTGCATGCGGAAGCAGCGGTGGATCTCGCCCTTTCTGCTCAGTGA